One window from the genome of Pandoraea fibrosis encodes:
- a CDS encoding CS1 type fimbrial major subunit — MKKSVVKIAMFALASASMFASPAHADQTNRKSFDIQLQAVVPFVPSFEVTPVNWNQAEVQNLTWDNMQKRFSDIALGIKVKSNVGNVSVKLADNQEPRVTHETDADAYYALAPRVNGKALTDTSTSIVNAVDAKQGKEIQLLISSKAEGKTESGAVPGKYAAQLRLVFETTIE, encoded by the coding sequence ATGAAAAAATCCGTCGTAAAAATTGCAATGTTTGCGCTCGCCAGCGCTTCGATGTTTGCCAGTCCGGCTCACGCCGATCAAACGAACCGAAAATCGTTTGATATTCAACTCCAGGCGGTCGTGCCTTTCGTCCCGAGTTTTGAGGTTACCCCTGTCAACTGGAATCAGGCGGAGGTTCAAAATCTGACCTGGGATAACATGCAAAAGAGATTCAGCGACATCGCTCTGGGTATTAAGGTGAAAAGCAACGTTGGCAATGTCAGTGTGAAGCTTGCTGACAACCAAGAGCCTCGTGTGACTCACGAAACGGATGCTGATGCCTACTACGCGCTCGCTCCCCGAGTGAATGGCAAGGCGCTGACCGACACGTCGACCTCGATTGTCAATGCAGTCGACGCAAAGCAAGGAAAGGAAATCCAACTCCTGATTTCCTCGAAGGCCGAGGGAAAGACGGAGAGTGGCGCTGTCCCGGGAAAATACGCGGCGCAGCTTCGCCTGGTTTTCGAAACGACGATTGAATAA
- a CDS encoding fumarylacetoacetate hydrolase family protein: MKLMSFSHGGRSSWGVASEQGIIDVRALSGNSWPTLRDMLSAGALPHVAELIRNAEPTLKFEDVVFEPVIPNPPKIFCIGIAYHDHRIETGRDVSARPMVFGRFANSQVGHGQPILRPPESEQLDFEGEIAVVIGKRGRRIDVEDAWEHVAGYSAYCDGTIRDWQRHTQQWTPGKNFYGTGGFGPWMVTRDEIADGANISLVTRLNGVEVQRTSTDLLIFSIPEMIAYLSTFTELEPGDVIATGTPGGVGGKRVPPLWMKDGGVLEVEVGGVGTLRHPIRNEVV; the protein is encoded by the coding sequence ATGAAACTGATGAGCTTTTCCCATGGAGGCCGCTCAAGCTGGGGCGTGGCGAGCGAGCAGGGGATCATCGACGTACGCGCACTGAGCGGCAATAGTTGGCCGACCTTGCGCGACATGCTCTCTGCCGGTGCGTTGCCGCATGTTGCCGAACTGATCCGGAACGCCGAACCGACATTGAAGTTCGAGGACGTCGTATTCGAGCCGGTGATTCCGAATCCGCCGAAGATTTTCTGTATCGGAATCGCTTATCACGATCACCGCATCGAAACGGGACGAGACGTTAGCGCAAGGCCGATGGTGTTCGGCAGATTCGCGAACTCGCAAGTCGGCCACGGACAGCCGATCCTGCGTCCGCCCGAGTCGGAGCAACTGGACTTCGAGGGCGAGATTGCCGTGGTCATCGGCAAGCGCGGGAGGCGTATTGACGTGGAAGATGCCTGGGAGCATGTTGCTGGCTACTCGGCCTACTGCGACGGGACCATCCGCGACTGGCAGCGTCACACGCAGCAATGGACGCCGGGCAAGAACTTCTACGGCACGGGCGGTTTCGGTCCCTGGATGGTGACGCGCGACGAGATTGCCGATGGGGCCAATATCAGTCTGGTGACCCGATTGAATGGCGTCGAAGTGCAGCGCACGAGCACCGATCTATTGATCTTCAGCATTCCGGAAATGATTGCATACCTGTCCACCTTTACCGAACTGGAACCGGGCGATGTCATTGCGACCGGCACGCCAGGCGGTGTGGGCGGCAAGCGGGTTCCGCCGTTATGGATGAAGGATGGCGGCGTGCTGGAGGTGGAAGTCGGAGGTGTCGGTACGCTGCGTCATCCGATCCGGAACGAAGTCGTGTAG
- a CDS encoding CS1 type fimbrial major subunit, producing MKHSAVKVAMFALASASMFASPAHADQTNRKSFDIQLQAVVPFVPSFEVTPVNWNQAEVQNLTWDNMQKRFSDIALGIKVKSNVGNVSVKLADNQEPRVTHETDADAYYALAPRVNGKALTDTSTSIVNAVDAKQGKEIQLLISSKAEGKTESGAVPGKYAAQLRLVFETTIE from the coding sequence ATGAAACACTCCGCCGTAAAAGTCGCAATGTTTGCGCTCGCCAGCGCTTCGATGTTTGCCAGTCCCGCTCACGCCGATCAAACGAACCGAAAATCGTTTGATATTCAACTCCAGGCGGTCGTGCCTTTCGTCCCGAGTTTTGAAGTTACCCCTGTCAACTGGAATCAGGCGGAGGTTCAAAATCTGACCTGGGATAACATGCAAAAGAGATTCAGCGACATCGCTCTGGGAATTAAGGTGAAAAGCAACGTTGGCAATGTCAGTGTGAAGCTTGCTGACAACCAGGAGCCTCGTGTGACTCACGAAACGGATGCTGACGCCTACTACGCACTCGCTCCCCGAGTGAATGGCAAGGCGCTGACCGACACGTCGACCTCGATTGTCAATGCAGTCGACGCAAAGCAAGGAAAGGAAATCCAACTCCTGATTTCCTCGAAGGCCGAGGGAAAGACGGAGAGTGGCGCTGTCCCGGGAAAATACGCGGCGCAGCTTCGCCTGGTTTTCGAAACGACGATTGAGTAA
- a CDS encoding SphA family protein, whose amino-acid sequence MKSNTFNGSLRAIGLAAMLTCAAVPGMVRASTYQPGGLNLGASSFHDGFGGLEPGWATVQLLQFKNNDKFYDNNGNKPGTFRNPKLTSFLWLPQIAYTSPIRVFGGALGFTVLLPVMSMHGSSDAGSMQQLTARSGVGDIIFGPYLQMAPVISGGRPVFSQRFEFDVIAPTGAYNPSKLANPSSGFWSLNPHWAMTFLPTAKTEISLRLHYLYNFSNHNPGVNLSDGPQFSQPNPFVIDRFRAGQAVWVNFTASYKVLPNLNVGINGFWFRQITDDTVDGRPQTGFRTTNLSIGPGAQWTVDNKNFVFMNIYLPVSERNTYSGFQMGLRWIHAF is encoded by the coding sequence ATGAAATCGAATACCTTCAATGGCAGCTTGCGTGCCATTGGTCTGGCGGCAATGCTGACGTGCGCCGCGGTTCCCGGCATGGTGCGTGCGTCGACCTACCAGCCCGGGGGGCTGAATCTCGGTGCATCGTCGTTTCACGACGGGTTCGGGGGGCTCGAGCCGGGGTGGGCCACGGTCCAGCTTCTGCAGTTCAAGAATAACGACAAGTTCTACGACAACAACGGCAACAAACCGGGGACCTTCAGGAATCCAAAACTGACGTCATTCCTCTGGCTCCCTCAGATCGCCTACACGTCGCCGATCCGCGTGTTCGGCGGGGCGCTCGGATTTACCGTGCTGTTGCCGGTGATGTCGATGCACGGCAGCTCCGACGCGGGGAGCATGCAGCAACTGACGGCACGCTCGGGCGTCGGCGACATTATTTTCGGGCCGTACTTGCAGATGGCGCCTGTCATCAGTGGTGGCCGTCCGGTGTTCTCGCAGCGTTTCGAGTTTGACGTGATCGCGCCGACCGGTGCGTACAACCCGAGCAAGTTGGCGAACCCGAGTTCGGGATTCTGGTCGTTGAACCCTCATTGGGCCATGACGTTCCTGCCGACGGCGAAAACGGAGATTTCGCTGCGTCTGCACTATCTGTACAACTTCTCCAACCACAATCCGGGCGTGAATCTGTCGGACGGTCCACAGTTTTCCCAGCCGAACCCGTTCGTGATCGATCGATTCCGTGCGGGGCAAGCGGTATGGGTCAACTTCACGGCGTCGTACAAGGTGCTGCCGAATCTGAACGTGGGGATCAACGGCTTCTGGTTTCGCCAGATCACCGATGACACCGTCGACGGCCGTCCCCAGACGGGATTTCGCACGACGAACCTGTCGATCGGCCCTGGCGCGCAATGGACGGTCGACAACAAGAATTTCGTTTTCATGAACATCTATCTGCCGGTCAGCGAGCGCAACACGTACTCCGGCTTCCAGATGGGGTTGCGCTGGATTCACGCGTTCTGA
- a CDS encoding CS1-pili formation C-terminal domain-containing protein — protein MAKVNCAVFCRAACVALGLALPFEARANIDAKQRGTELLTQAENLPTDFAEHFFDVPLMVSVDYNGHPAGSAMITLSREGEVHLIELERQEHGTTLSDADREKIMRLLKGPRTLGACEENCGDLLAIHYNLQDSVLSIVTRRAEQSGAKQKYHARPQGHSNGLILNNFLNAVGGNGQGVTGRYSVDALGSIGQWGFSGSLLTGLTGGKRSEQQAYAIPSLYVQREFEGRFLRAGVFVPDLASGVRTPRTPGGLAATTLGVLYGTSDTLVIDGQRPSLYPVYVTANRPSVVEVLRDRVLIFAQPVQPGLQVVDTYSLPGGIYEVEIRIVEDGKVVSSQQELIYKPNNWLDPTQSWRYALFAGQERDLVGDTASHALSAGAAFNYLATPRVVLGATVQRGGGANVFGISIDWQISELARCYGNVFRSSKHGMGGDIQLLFPYRSGSISLSHNRSWQHASKHNRSQTGTVLDTALTWSHRLSTTSSLTSRATFSRGRSRGFGGELSLLHRHAVFGVDCTWRASLFDRPNSAFAHSRNRGAELGLSIYLSKDRNNYNANLGLSGGKERGNQFASIGVRRDLDGGFFTSVGANASIDSLGFGLGGTTQFQHEFVRGDAYASRSSNRGGAGGGINMSSTVVASPDAIAVSGLSNLATSQAVMIVDVETESNDIKLHARNVNGTVIDITRGRNIFPVSAFEKGSVHYYFDQTSAPAASLQPATSSYHVNKGGVAYQKVRVMKTVTVMGRLVAHDRAPVRAVRVASEVGRAVTEADGFFAIEASERTPHITVERGGRRLCELTLDTNTYLREGDSLIVGDLVCAESLSTTTSQGHDNG, from the coding sequence GTGGCAAAAGTGAATTGCGCAGTTTTCTGTAGGGCAGCTTGTGTCGCCCTGGGATTGGCTCTCCCGTTCGAGGCGCGCGCAAACATCGATGCGAAGCAACGCGGCACGGAGTTGTTGACCCAAGCGGAGAATCTCCCGACGGATTTCGCGGAGCACTTCTTTGACGTTCCTTTGATGGTCAGCGTTGATTACAACGGCCACCCTGCGGGAAGCGCAATGATTACTTTGAGCCGGGAGGGAGAGGTTCATCTCATTGAGTTGGAGCGCCAGGAGCATGGCACAACGTTAAGCGATGCCGACCGAGAGAAAATCATGCGGTTGTTAAAAGGTCCGCGAACGTTGGGGGCATGCGAGGAAAATTGCGGCGATCTGCTTGCCATCCACTACAACCTACAGGATTCGGTACTGTCCATCGTGACCCGCCGAGCGGAGCAAAGTGGAGCCAAGCAGAAGTACCATGCTCGCCCGCAAGGTCATAGCAACGGCCTGATCCTGAACAACTTCCTGAATGCCGTCGGCGGCAATGGGCAAGGCGTCACCGGCCGCTACTCCGTCGATGCGTTAGGCAGTATCGGTCAGTGGGGATTTTCGGGGAGCTTGCTGACAGGATTAACTGGCGGGAAACGCTCGGAGCAACAAGCCTATGCGATCCCCAGCCTGTATGTGCAGCGGGAATTCGAAGGCCGATTTCTCCGCGCAGGTGTTTTTGTTCCCGACCTTGCTTCCGGTGTGCGAACTCCTCGCACCCCCGGTGGGTTGGCTGCAACAACACTTGGCGTTTTGTACGGCACCTCCGATACGCTCGTCATCGACGGTCAGCGACCCAGCCTCTACCCGGTGTACGTCACTGCCAATCGCCCCTCCGTGGTCGAAGTGCTTCGTGATCGCGTATTGATTTTTGCCCAACCCGTTCAACCCGGACTGCAGGTTGTAGACACGTACTCACTGCCCGGAGGAATCTACGAGGTCGAGATTCGCATTGTGGAGGACGGAAAAGTCGTCTCCTCACAGCAGGAACTTATTTACAAGCCGAATAACTGGCTGGATCCCACGCAATCATGGCGTTATGCGCTGTTCGCGGGACAGGAGCGCGATCTGGTAGGCGACACCGCTTCGCATGCGCTTTCGGCTGGCGCCGCGTTCAACTATTTGGCGACGCCACGAGTAGTGCTGGGCGCGACCGTGCAGCGCGGGGGCGGCGCCAATGTGTTTGGCATTTCGATCGATTGGCAGATTTCCGAACTTGCTCGCTGCTACGGCAACGTTTTTCGTTCGAGCAAACATGGCATGGGGGGCGATATACAGCTCCTTTTTCCATATCGCAGCGGCAGCATCAGCCTGAGCCACAATCGAAGCTGGCAGCACGCCAGCAAACACAACCGTTCGCAGACGGGAACCGTACTCGACACGGCGCTTACGTGGAGCCACCGCCTATCCACAACTTCCAGCCTGACATCACGCGCAACATTCAGTCGGGGAAGAAGCCGGGGATTCGGCGGCGAACTGTCCTTGTTGCATCGACATGCCGTATTCGGTGTGGATTGCACTTGGCGAGCTTCCCTGTTCGATCGTCCAAACAGTGCCTTTGCTCACTCCCGCAATCGGGGGGCGGAGCTGGGGCTTAGCATCTATTTGAGCAAAGATCGCAACAACTACAACGCCAACCTGGGTCTCAGCGGCGGGAAAGAGAGAGGCAATCAGTTCGCATCGATCGGTGTGCGACGGGATTTGGACGGCGGGTTCTTCACATCCGTTGGCGCTAATGCCTCTATCGATAGCCTTGGTTTCGGGCTAGGCGGCACAACACAATTTCAACATGAATTCGTCCGCGGTGACGCGTATGCGTCGCGCTCGTCCAACCGTGGGGGAGCCGGCGGGGGTATCAATATGTCCAGTACCGTAGTGGCCAGTCCCGATGCCATCGCCGTGTCGGGATTATCCAATCTGGCCACCAGTCAGGCCGTCATGATTGTTGATGTCGAAACCGAGAGCAACGACATCAAGCTGCATGCGCGAAATGTGAATGGGACGGTCATCGACATAACGCGGGGACGAAATATCTTTCCAGTCAGTGCTTTCGAAAAAGGCAGTGTTCACTATTACTTCGACCAAACCTCGGCCCCTGCCGCGTCACTGCAACCGGCAACAAGCAGCTATCACGTCAACAAGGGCGGCGTGGCCTACCAGAAGGTTCGAGTGATGAAAACCGTCACAGTCATGGGGCGCCTCGTCGCGCACGACAGGGCGCCCGTGCGCGCCGTGCGAGTGGCTTCTGAGGTGGGGCGAGCCGTCACGGAAGCCGACGGGTTTTTCGCCATTGAGGCAAGCGAGCGTACGCCGCACATTACCGTGGAGCGAGGGGGGAGGCGACTGTGTGAACTTACGCTGGACACGAATACCTATCTCCGCGAAGGAGACTCGCTAATTGTCGGTGATCTGGTGTGCGCGGAATCGCTCAGTACAACAACGTCACAGGGGCATGACAATGGCTAA
- a CDS encoding fimbrial biogenesis chaperone — protein sequence MKARLLISTLVGLLLGMPVCANAAAPSINIGTMFDYLGGGNSSLLKQIRNTGDATAFVRVEVVEIQIKGDGTQVEVPIDPALLSKPDGQGLVASPARLIVPANGMQAVRLLYRGNRDSERYYRVRFVPVVPKAKDDFVLNNDEIKTYQDSLSAGLNVLTGFGAMVIVRPAEERYATSVRKEGKDYVVENSGNSIIAVESYRTCKGPGTECEQPTTYHVRPGKNKTLTCDQGMVCEFDLLEGKTRTRKRIILESVENV from the coding sequence ATGAAAGCACGCCTACTTATTTCCACTTTGGTTGGACTACTTCTCGGGATGCCCGTCTGCGCGAATGCGGCCGCCCCCTCCATCAACATCGGGACGATGTTTGACTATCTGGGAGGAGGCAATTCCTCGCTCCTCAAACAAATCCGTAACACCGGCGATGCAACAGCTTTTGTACGCGTGGAAGTGGTCGAGATACAAATCAAAGGCGATGGAACTCAGGTCGAAGTTCCCATCGATCCAGCCTTGCTAAGCAAGCCCGATGGGCAAGGCCTGGTTGCAAGCCCGGCGAGACTGATCGTTCCAGCGAACGGTATGCAGGCAGTGCGATTGCTGTATCGCGGAAATCGGGATTCGGAACGCTACTATCGCGTCCGCTTTGTTCCCGTGGTCCCAAAGGCGAAGGACGACTTTGTCTTGAATAACGATGAAATCAAGACGTATCAGGACTCGCTATCGGCCGGGCTGAACGTGCTCACCGGGTTCGGGGCAATGGTCATCGTTCGCCCGGCCGAGGAACGGTATGCGACGAGCGTCAGGAAAGAAGGGAAAGACTATGTAGTGGAAAACAGCGGCAATTCGATTATTGCCGTTGAATCGTATCGAACCTGCAAGGGGCCTGGCACTGAGTGCGAACAGCCTACGACATATCATGTTCGCCCCGGAAAAAATAAAACGCTGACCTGCGATCAAGGCATGGTTTGCGAATTTGATCTCCTGGAAGGCAAGACTCGAACTCGAAAACGCATAATTTTGGAAAGTGTTGAGAATGTTTGA
- a CDS encoding GlcG/HbpS family heme-binding protein yields the protein MKKSKAPGRKSMLNKPSLGLGDAQALVEYARAYAAERGFPVSIVVVDITTYMQAAARMDRAPLMSAEGAFDKARSAAEGGHPTTFFEKPLNEGRFSMVTMPHTPLEGGVPVFVDDQCVGAVGVAGAPPHVDAQIAEFAIAEFLRTLKG from the coding sequence TTGAAGAAGTCGAAGGCGCCGGGGAGGAAAAGCATGCTGAATAAACCGTCGTTGGGCTTGGGCGATGCGCAGGCGCTGGTTGAATATGCGCGCGCCTATGCCGCCGAACGCGGATTTCCCGTGTCGATCGTCGTCGTCGACATAACAACGTATATGCAGGCGGCGGCGCGCATGGATAGGGCGCCGCTGATGAGCGCGGAAGGTGCGTTTGATAAGGCGCGCAGCGCTGCGGAAGGCGGTCATCCGACGACGTTCTTCGAAAAGCCGCTGAACGAAGGGCGCTTCTCCATGGTCACGATGCCCCACACCCCGCTGGAAGGCGGCGTGCCGGTGTTTGTCGACGACCAGTGTGTCGGGGCAGTGGGCGTGGCGGGGGCACCGCCGCACGTCGACGCGCAGATCGCCGAATTCGCGATCGCGGAATTCCTGAGAACCCTGAAAGGATAA
- a CDS encoding nuclear transport factor 2 family protein — MTGEQELADRFAIRELIENWVVWRDAGEWERFATVWHDDGVMMATWFQGPAREFINVSREGWKKGVSILHFLGGSSIDLEGNRAVVQTKMTISQRGEVNGALCDVVCTGRFYDLLEKRAGRWGMVWRQPIYEKDRVDPVDPAMRLAFDQSALARFPSGYRHLAYIQTQAGFEVKLDMPGMTGPEIDLVLERGARWLAGDAA, encoded by the coding sequence ATGACAGGGGAACAGGAACTGGCCGATCGATTCGCCATTCGCGAACTGATCGAGAACTGGGTGGTGTGGCGTGACGCCGGCGAGTGGGAGCGGTTCGCAACCGTCTGGCACGACGACGGCGTGATGATGGCCACCTGGTTCCAGGGCCCGGCGCGTGAGTTCATCAACGTCAGCCGAGAAGGTTGGAAGAAGGGCGTGAGCATTCTGCATTTCCTCGGCGGATCGTCGATCGATCTCGAGGGGAATCGCGCCGTGGTGCAGACGAAAATGACCATTTCGCAGAGAGGCGAAGTCAACGGTGCGCTGTGCGATGTCGTGTGCACGGGACGCTTCTACGACTTGCTGGAGAAGCGCGCGGGTCGATGGGGGATGGTCTGGCGCCAGCCGATCTATGAGAAGGATCGTGTCGATCCTGTCGATCCGGCGATGCGTCTCGCCTTCGATCAGTCGGCACTGGCCCGATTCCCTTCGGGGTATCGGCATCTGGCGTATATCCAGACGCAGGCAGGCTTTGAAGTGAAGCTCGACATGCCTGGGATGACGGGGCCTGAGATCGACCTGGTACTGGAGCGTGGGGCTCGCTGGCTGGCAGGTGATGCGGCTTAG
- a CDS encoding alpha/beta fold hydrolase gives MTRPLPARWPEDFTMPFLDVPGARLRYDVVGGGPPMIFVHGAGANSIVFFQQVAHFQRSRRVICLDMRGFGGSICDAATFHPRLFSEDLARLMDVEAHEPAAVVCQSMGAWSGLPLAVREPERFTGLVLSGSPTPAYGPHHKVLEQVSERFRRVAAGEAVPPQDLGFSERFVAERPDLIALYQMLARRNQKVDLSTITDEALRLMPEHFAGYRLPTLVMGGVQNRLIGGQTHLVAASCIPGARAYTFTESGHSSYFEEPEHYNRVVESFFEEVEGAGEEKHAE, from the coding sequence ATGACCCGCCCTTTACCGGCCCGCTGGCCTGAGGATTTCACGATGCCGTTTCTCGATGTACCGGGCGCGCGCCTACGCTACGACGTGGTGGGCGGCGGCCCGCCGATGATCTTCGTTCACGGCGCGGGCGCGAACTCGATCGTGTTTTTTCAGCAGGTGGCGCACTTTCAACGCAGTCGAAGGGTGATCTGTCTGGACATGCGCGGCTTTGGCGGTTCGATTTGCGATGCCGCCACGTTCCATCCGCGCTTGTTCAGTGAAGACCTTGCGCGTCTGATGGACGTCGAAGCCCACGAACCTGCGGCCGTCGTTTGCCAGTCGATGGGTGCCTGGTCCGGCCTGCCGCTGGCCGTACGGGAGCCCGAGCGATTCACGGGCCTTGTGCTCTCGGGGTCACCGACGCCCGCGTACGGACCTCATCACAAGGTGCTTGAGCAGGTATCGGAGCGGTTTCGCCGCGTGGCGGCGGGGGAGGCGGTGCCGCCCCAAGACCTTGGATTCAGCGAGCGGTTCGTCGCCGAGCGCCCCGACCTGATTGCGCTGTATCAGATGCTCGCCCGCAGGAACCAGAAGGTCGACCTTTCCACCATCACGGACGAAGCGCTTCGCCTCATGCCCGAGCATTTCGCAGGGTATCGCCTGCCCACGTTGGTCATGGGCGGCGTCCAGAACCGACTGATCGGCGGACAGACGCACCTCGTCGCGGCGAGCTGCATCCCTGGGGCACGTGCTTACACATTCACGGAATCGGGACACTCGTCGTATTTCGAGGAACCCGAACACTACAACCGCGTGGTCGAGAGCTTCTTTGAAGAAGTCGAAGGCGCCGGGGAGGAAAAGCATGCTGAATAA
- a CDS encoding ShET2/EspL2 family type III secretion system effector toxin codes for MKIAIPSFFCRTIRPWDDLNTMVQRKLNHGRMDRVSETSLKKVVSCARKSPSNTTNTVLKSLESSHKPIAAQLRAGISHGLRSVGAAGRSEQTLALTPIASRAYAITEKKPDEEIRTPKRRPYLSEKRDASINWNGVVSMRASHAGVIECRHLAQVWARNFESTRGRTEYRDFESPESIRRSVSPLAERNFEARVLGAYGYLVENGGWGNVLAECVREMVVSAEDRRSLLAVTPNHVLAFGIKLKHEGARRHCIVQFYDPNQTVTHLRAKLRVDSIDRDGLGEILALRAEDFLSPFDMKEYDLPHDGSTLFLGEPATHGASRLRCMPEGTPSAITLNQLCFANLSGELGTAISQIFASGLSPEQCSERLSAKDSEGTSGLHLALQGGYVATVHTYVESILKSQLSDELKVSLLAGTAANGLPGICMALQKGHAETVRAYAGLVLGSDLSSTQKLTLMAAHRPDGAPGVWAAFRCGHADAIRAYMKLIATSRLSGEQRCALLAAKDPDGEPSVIEAFRCGHTNVVRVYVESVLTSGLSNEQQFDLLAAMDREGISGMRHASMSGHTDTVSAFIDLIESSTLPAQLRMQLLDGLGRQKHGASLRIPRHHSHEVSRMHFSTRL; via the coding sequence ATGAAAATCGCAATACCTTCATTTTTTTGTCGGACCATTCGCCCTTGGGATGATCTCAACACCATGGTTCAGCGTAAGTTGAATCACGGACGCATGGACAGGGTATCGGAAACATCGCTGAAAAAGGTGGTTTCCTGTGCGCGCAAGTCGCCCTCAAATACCACCAACACGGTGCTCAAATCTCTGGAATCCAGTCACAAGCCCATCGCCGCACAATTGCGAGCGGGCATTTCACATGGACTCCGCTCGGTTGGTGCTGCTGGGCGCAGCGAGCAAACACTGGCGCTGACCCCTATTGCTTCACGGGCCTATGCGATCACGGAAAAAAAGCCGGACGAAGAAATTCGGACTCCGAAACGACGTCCGTATTTATCTGAAAAACGGGATGCCTCGATCAACTGGAATGGTGTTGTGAGCATGCGGGCATCTCATGCTGGTGTGATTGAATGCCGCCATCTTGCCCAAGTGTGGGCGAGAAACTTCGAGAGTACCCGCGGGCGCACCGAATACAGGGATTTCGAGAGTCCGGAGTCCATCCGCCGGAGTGTTTCACCGCTGGCGGAACGCAATTTCGAGGCGCGAGTCCTTGGCGCGTATGGATACCTGGTTGAGAACGGCGGGTGGGGTAACGTCCTTGCTGAGTGTGTGCGTGAAATGGTCGTCAGCGCTGAAGACCGCAGGAGTCTTCTTGCCGTGACACCTAATCATGTCCTGGCATTCGGCATAAAACTCAAGCATGAGGGTGCGCGGCGACATTGTATTGTTCAGTTCTACGACCCGAACCAGACGGTTACACACCTGCGTGCCAAGTTGCGTGTGGATTCGATTGATCGTGACGGCCTTGGCGAGATTCTGGCATTGAGAGCGGAGGACTTTCTCTCCCCGTTTGACATGAAGGAATACGACCTGCCTCATGATGGCTCCACGCTGTTTTTAGGAGAGCCAGCGACTCATGGCGCCAGCCGCCTGCGTTGTATGCCGGAGGGGACCCCCTCGGCCATTACGCTAAACCAACTGTGCTTCGCAAATTTGTCCGGTGAATTGGGTACGGCGATTTCCCAGATTTTTGCGTCGGGTTTGTCTCCGGAGCAATGCTCTGAGCGACTCTCCGCTAAAGATTCGGAGGGAACCAGCGGTCTCCACTTGGCACTCCAGGGCGGATATGTCGCCACTGTGCATACCTATGTGGAGTCGATCTTGAAATCTCAATTGTCGGACGAGCTGAAGGTGAGCCTGCTCGCGGGTACGGCCGCGAATGGCTTGCCAGGGATATGTATGGCGCTTCAGAAGGGTCACGCTGAAACAGTTCGGGCATATGCGGGCCTGGTCCTCGGCTCTGACCTTTCCTCCACGCAGAAGTTGACGCTGATGGCAGCACATAGGCCTGACGGTGCACCGGGTGTATGGGCTGCATTCAGATGCGGCCATGCAGATGCAATACGTGCATACATGAAGCTGATTGCAACTTCGCGCTTGTCAGGTGAGCAGCGATGTGCGTTGCTAGCGGCAAAAGACCCTGACGGAGAGCCGAGTGTTATTGAAGCATTTCGGTGCGGGCACACTAACGTTGTAAGGGTGTATGTTGAGTCCGTTCTGACTTCGGGTCTCTCCAATGAGCAGCAATTCGATCTTCTGGCTGCGATGGACAGGGAAGGTATATCGGGCATGCGTCACGCATCCATGAGTGGACATACAGATACCGTTAGCGCATTTATCGACTTGATCGAAAGTTCGACGCTGCCAGCCCAGCTGCGCATGCAATTGCTAGACGGATTGGGGCGGCAAAAACACGGCGCGTCGTTGCGGATCCCGCGACATCATTCCCATGAGGTGAGTCGTATGCATTTTTCAACTCGGCTTTGA